The DNA region TTTAGTTCTTCTGATTAATGTAATTGGGTGGGTCACAGTGTTAAGGAATCACCAAAAATTTATCACTTCCTACTTTTTCTATTTTATTTTGTACCTTTGCGCTCTCGAAATTTCCCCGTTTGTTATCATTGGCAGTTATCTTAAACAATAGGTTTATATGAAAGTAAAAACGATTTTGGTTTCCCAACCAGAACCGAAGATGGAAAACTCACCGTATTCGAAACTGATAGATAAGGAAAAAGTTAAAGTTGACTTCAGGCCTTTTATTCACGTAGAAGGTGTGGACGCTAAAGATGTGCGCCAGCAAAAAATAGACCTAAAAAACTATACGGCAATCATTCTAACTAGCCGAAACGCTGTTGATCATTTCTTTAGAATTGCTGAAGAAATGCGCTTCAAGGTACCCGATTCAATGAAGTACTTTTGCCAGTCAGAGGCTGTAGCATACTACTTACAGAAATATGTGGTTTATCGCAAGCGTAAAATTTATGTAGGTAAACGTAATTTTCCAGAATTGGTTCCCTTGTTCAAAAAATATAAAGGCGAGAAATTTTTGTTGCCTTCTTCAGATGCATTGAAGCCCATTGTACCTGAAATTTTGGACGAACTTGATATTGAGTGGAAAAGAGCAATTTTCTACAAAACAGTTATTAGCGACTTATCTGACTTAAGAGATGTGTATTATGACATCTTGGTCTTCTTCAGCCCGTCAGGTATTGAATCACTATTGCAGAACTTTCCGGATTTTGAGCAAAATGACACAAGAATTGCCGTTTTCGGAAACTCTACGGTAAATGCAGCTACTGATGCCGGTTTACGCATAGATATTAAAGCACCTACTCCTGAAACCCCATCTATGACCATGGCTCTTCAGAAGTACATTAATACCGCAAACAAGAAGTAAATAGAGCTTTACTTCATACCATATAAAAACCCTTTGTTCAAAATTTTGAACAAAGGGTTTTTTAATTATACTATTGCCATAATTTCTAGAATGCATACCGCTGTGGACCACCACGACGGATTTCTTCACTTGCAAAGGCTTCAAATTTTTTGAAATTCTCTCTAAAGGCA from Zobellia alginiliquefaciens includes:
- a CDS encoding uroporphyrinogen-III synthase, translating into MKVKTILVSQPEPKMENSPYSKLIDKEKVKVDFRPFIHVEGVDAKDVRQQKIDLKNYTAIILTSRNAVDHFFRIAEEMRFKVPDSMKYFCQSEAVAYYLQKYVVYRKRKIYVGKRNFPELVPLFKKYKGEKFLLPSSDALKPIVPEILDELDIEWKRAIFYKTVISDLSDLRDVYYDILVFFSPSGIESLLQNFPDFEQNDTRIAVFGNSTVNAATDAGLRIDIKAPTPETPSMTMALQKYINTANKK